In the genome of Fusarium poae strain DAOMC 252244 chromosome 1, whole genome shotgun sequence, the window ATCAGGAAAAAGCTCACCACAACGCTGTGCCCTCAAACTCAAATTCGAAACAAGCACAACCTTTGACTGATATTGGATTCAAACAACGTTCCCGACTTCGGCACTGCGCCAGTCTCAATACTTCAAAACAGCGACAATCATCACCTCAGCAAAAATCGTTACAATGCGTTCAGTGACGCAGCCTCTGCTGCTTCTCGCTGTCGCAGCTCTTTGCTCTGCTGGCCCGGTACCTAGAGATAATCTCCATGATGCTGGCTACTCATACCTCATGCGCCGAGACTGCGACTCATACTGCGGTTCCGACAATCAATACTGCTGCGGCTCTGGCGAGACCTGCGAGACCTCCGACGGAGTCGCAAAATGTGTCGCTGCAAAGGGAGGCTGGGTTGGCGACTATACTACCACCTGGACAGAGACCAGGACTTACACCAGCACACTCATGACCCGTTGGGAACCTGCGCCAGAGCCAACCAAGGGTGTTGATTGTGTGCCCAAGAATGACGAGCAGGAGCAATGCGGTGAGATCTGCTGCGCTGGCTGGCAGACTTGCGCCTACAAGGGTCAGTGCTCGGCAAAGCCTGGTTACGATGCGCCCACCGCCGTTGTCATCACCAGCGATGGAAAGCTCACCACCCAATACTCGGCCCCCTACCGAGTCACTGGTACCACCACCATCGTTAACAGCGGGGCACCCACTGAGAGCGAGTCTGGTACTGCGACCGAGACCGACGCCGAAGCCACAGCAACTGAAACAAGTGATGAGGCTGCCGCTGGCGAGAGCGGTACTGGCGGAGGAGGTTTGAGTGCCGGTGCTATTGCTGGTATCGTCATTGGTGTTATCGCCGGTGTAGCACTGCTCCTGCTTCTTTGCTTCTGTTGCATTGCCCGCGGGCTCTGGGTCGCTCTCTTTggcaagaaggacaaggacaaggaaagCCGCGAGCGAGTCGACGTCTACGAGGAGCGATACTCTCGACACGGAAGCCGACCccctgcttctgcttctgcccACTCCCGCCGACCCCGACACAAGGGTTGGTTTGGTTTCGGCGGTAAAAAGGGCGGTTCCCCTTCTTCTGCCGGTGATCGCCGTGAGAAGAAGTCCGATGGCAAGAAGTGGCTCGGTATCGCTGGTCTCGCGGCCACGCTCCTGGCTCTCCTCAACCTTAAGAAGGACAAGAGACCTGCGAGCACCAAGCCAGCGCGATCATCCCGCGGATCCTCACGATCGCGATACAGCGACTCTTACTACTCATACAGTGACTACACCAGTCCCAGTAAGTCCCTCATGTGACACATTTATGATTGCTTCCTCGTACTAACTGTAACAGCAGGCAGCTCAAGTTCCGGTGGACGAACAAACCGCACTCGTCGCACGGCGAGAGACAGTCGAGCAGGCAGTCGAGCAAGGTCGTACTACTCTCGTGACAGCAGGCGATGAAACACTTAAATCCCCGTTTCTCGCCCATTTC includes:
- a CDS encoding hypothetical protein (SECRETED:SignalP(1-19)~TransMembrane:2 (n4-14c19/20o221-249i319-335o)~BUSCO:47490at5125): MRSVTQPLLLLAVAALCSAGPVPRDNLHDAGYSYLMRRDCDSYCGSDNQYCCGSGETCETSDGVAKCVAAKGGWVGDYTTTWTETRTYTSTLMTRWEPAPEPTKGVDCVPKNDEQEQCGEICCAGWQTCAYKGQCSAKPGYDAPTAVVITSDGKLTTQYSAPYRVTGTTTIVNSGAPTESESGTATETDAEATATETSDEAAAGESGTGGGGLSAGAIAGIVIGVIAGVALLLLLCFCCIARGLWVALFGKKDKDKESRERVDVYEERYSRHGSRPPASASAHSRRPRHKGWFGFGGKKGGSPSSAGDRREKKSDGKKWLGIAGLAATLLALLNLKKDKRPASTKPARSSRGSSRSRYSDSYYSYSDYTSPTGSSSSGGRTNRTRRTARDSRAGSRARSYYSRDSRR